The sequence TATGTCGTTATTTTGTACCTTCATATATCTCCTTTTACTGTATTGAGATATATTTCATAAGCAAGATTTATTCCTAAAAGTTAATCTCTTTGGCTGTTTTTGCTTTTTGTAAGATAAAACTAGCAAACTCATCACTAAAATTTGGGCACCAAACAACCTTGTAGAAGCTAAAATTTAGCTCTTTTGCGATCTTTGCATACTCAATAACTAGCTCAAAAATAGTCTCAGAGTTATCAATACAAAAAGAGAGTGGATAGATAAGAGCCTTTTTACTCTTACACTTTGCCAAAATTTCATTTAGTGAGGGCTCTAGCCATTTTACAGGCCCAAGACGCGATTGGTAGGCTAAATTTATCTCTTTGAAGTTTAATCCGCTATCTTTTATCATTTTGCTTAGAATTTGCACATGCTCATTTATATGTTTTTCGTAGACATCGCCTTTATCAATAATTTTTTGAGGCAACGAATGAGCTGAAAAGATAAGCTCCACATCGCTTATATCTATGTTATTTATGGCTTCATTTATATGTGAGATTATGATTTTATTATAAATTTCATCATCATAAAATGGCCCGCAAAGCAAAATTTTAGCCTTTATCTCTAGCTCATCTTTTGCTTTTTTAAAATCATCTAAACTCGAAGTTATCGTAGTTTGTGAATGATGAGGATAAAGTGGCAAAAGCACTATCTCATCAAAATTTTCGTATTTTTTAAGCACATCTTTTGCAAATGGTGAAGTATAGTTCATCGCAAAATCAACTGCATCAAACTCATTTTGTAAGCTTGAAATTTTATCGCAAAGCTTAGCTGTAAGCTCGCAAATAGGCGATTTGCCACCTATTTGTTCGTAGTTATACTTAGCCGTTTTTAGCCTACCTTTTGTGATCATAAAAGCCACAAATTTTCTTAAAAATTTATTCTTTATACCCAAAATATAAGGGTCATTAAACATATTTTTTAGAAAAATTTCTACATCAGCAAGGCTATTTGCCCCGCCCATATTCAAAAGCAAAAGCGCCTTTTTCATCAAAATAGCTCTTTGATTTTTATCGCATCATCAATGCTTGAAAGCTCGCTACTTTCGCCACTTTGGCAAAGATTATAAAAGGCATCGTATTGAGCTTTTATCTCATTATTTATGGGATCGGTTTTTAAATTCATCTGCCCATTTTCATTGACTCTATGAAGCTTATAATCGATAAGATCGCCAAAATAAACACCTTCTTTGGCATTTACTTCTATTTTAAAACGCTCTAAAGAGCCACAAAAAGAATCAGTAATACTCACCAAAATTTGATTTTTCATTTTAATGTTTATTCCAACATTGTCGCATATTTTGGTATTTGTTTTATTTGCTTGAGTATAAAAAAAGCTACAAATTTCACTATCTACTAAATTTTTCGCAAGGTCTATATCGCAAAGCGAAAGTTCGTTTATAATATTTCCCTCACAAAGTGGTCTAAAATGTGCAATTGAAATGCTATAAATTTCTTCTTCCTTTAAAAGCGCCTTTTTTAATGAAACGATGGTTGGATTAAAACGCTCATCAACGCCGGTGCAAACTCTTACTTTATTTACCACTGAAGCATATTTTATCTCTTTTAGCTCGCTCACGCTTTTAAATATCGGCCTTGAAATCAAGATATTTTGGCAATATTTTACACACTGACAAAAGGCCTCTACGATCTCATGTTGAGGCAAACAAAGTACGATAGCTTGTGGCTGGGCTACTTCTATAAATTTCTTAAACTCATCAAAAAACGGAGCTCTGCAAGCATCATCTCTATTTTCTTTATCAAAAACTCCACAAACTTCAAATTTGTCAGAACGCCTCAGCTCCATATAGTGCCGCTTGCCAACCAGATTGTATCCAACAATGCCAATTTTGAGTTTCACTAAAGACCTTTTAGTTATAAATTTTTAGGCTATTTTAATTGCAAATCGCTTTTAAACAAATAAATTTATAAAATATATTAAGCAAAAATTAATTTTGTATTTTTTTATAAATTTACAAACGATTTTTAGCTAAAATCGAGCAAAATTTAAAACTAACGAGGATAAAAATGCAAAATTTAGATATAAGAAAGGCATATCTTGATTTTTTTAAATCAAAAGGTCACGAAGTCGTAGCTTCAGCACCACTCGTGCCAAACGATGCAACACTACTTTTCACAAATGCTGGCATGGTGCCATTTAAGAGCATTTTCACAGGCGAAGTGCCACGCCCAACACCACCTATCCGCACTAGCTGTCAGACCTGCATAAGAGCTGGCGGAAAGCACAACGATCTTGATAACGTCGGCTATACAGCGCGCCACCACACATTTTTTGAGATGCTAGGAAATTTTAGTTTTGGCGAATACTTCAAAAAAGAGGCGATCGCTTACGCTTGGGAATTTGTAACAGAAGTACTAAAACTGCCAAAAGATAAGCTTTATGTAACCGTTCACGAAAGCGACGATGAAGCATTTGAAATTTGGAGCACTCACATCGCAAAAGAGAGAATTTACCGCTTTGGCGATCACGATAACTTCTGGCAAATGGGAGATACTGGACCATGTGGCCCTTGCAGTGAAATTTTTTACGATCAAGGCGCTGAACACTTTAACACACCTGAAGACTACATGGGCGGCGATGGAGATAGATTTTTAGAGATCTGGAACCTTGTTTTCATGCAGTATGAAAGAAGCGCGGATGGCAAACTAAGCCCACTGCCAAAGCCAAGCATTGATACTGGCATGGGACTTGAGCGCGTTACTGCTATCTTGCAAGGCAAATTTAGCAACTACGATAGCACACTTTTTATGCCGCTAATTAGCGAAGTGGCAAAGCTTTGCGGCAAGCCATACGTCTATGAAAGTGGCGCTAGCTACCGCGTCATAAGCGACCACATCCGCTCGGTCACATTTTTGCTAGCTCAAGGCACGACATTTGACAAAGAAGGCCGTGGCTACGTGCTTCGCCGCATCTTACGCCGTGCGATCCGCCATGGATACTTGCTAGGCATAAAAGAGCCATTTATGTATAAGCTTGTTGATAAAGTTTGCGAGCTAATGGGCGAGCACTACACCTATCTAAATGAGAAAAAAGCGGCCGTAAAAGAACAGATCAAGCTTGAAGAAGAGAGATTTTTGGCGACAATCGCTAGTGGCTTGGAGCTATTTGAGAGCGAGCTTAAAAATACAAAAGAAATTTTTAGCGGAGAGGCTGCGTTTAAGCTTTATGACACATTTGGTTTTCCACTTGATCTAACAGCTGATATGCTTAGAGAAAAGGGTCTAAAGGTCGATGAAGCGAGGTTTGATGAGCTTATGAGCGAGCAAAAAGCACGCGCAAAAGCTGCTTGGAAAGGCAGTGGCGATAAGAGTGCAAAGGGCGATTTTAAAGAGCTACTTGAAAAATTTGGCGAGAATAAATTTATAGGCTACGAAGAGCTTAAGAGTAAAAGTAAAATTTTAGCCCTACTTGATGAAGAATTTAAAAATGTAGATAGCCTGGATGCTGGCAAGGAGGGCTGGGTGATGTTTGATGTCACTCCATTTTATGCTCAAAGTGGCGGTCAGTGCGGCGATAGCGGTAAGATAATTGGTAAAGCAAATGTACTTGATACACAAAAATTTCATGGACTAAATTTATCTTTAGTAAAAACTAGCGCACCGCTAAAAGTTGGCGATGAAGTAGAACTTGAAGTTGGCAGCGATAGAGCCCAGATCGCGCGTCATCACAGTGCTACACACTTGCTTCACGCAGCCCTTAGAAGCGTGCTTGGTACACACATCGCTCAAGCTGGCTCAAGCGTCGAGGCAGATAGGCTAAGGTTTGACTTCTCACATCCAAAAGCACTTACTAGCGAAGAAATTTTAAAGGTCGAAAATTTGGTAAATGAGTGGATACTAAATGGTGCTAACTCAAAAACAGAACTTATGAAACTTGAAGATGCTAAAAATAGTGGAGCTATCGCACTATTTAATGAAAAATACGCTGATAATGTAAGAGTCGTTAGCTTTGGCAATGTTAGCAAAGAGCTTTGCGGTGGCACACACGTGAAAAATATAGATGAGATCGGATCGTTTTTCATCACAAAAGAGAGTGGTGTAAGTGCTGGCGTTAGGCGTATAGAGGCTGTTTGCTCAAGGGCTGCGCTAAATTTAGCAAGGTCATTTAGAGCTGAGCTTGATGAGTTAAAAGATGAGCTAAAGAGCACCGAGCCACTAAATGTGGTCAAAAAGCTAAAAAATGAACTAAGAGTTTTGAAAGACAAACTAAAAAATGCTAAAAATTCTCATGAGCTAGTCTATTTAGATATAAATAAAACCAAGCTTTGCGTCACAAGCGTAGATGGTGGAGATATAAAAACCTTGATAGATGAGTTTAAAAATGAGCATGAAAGTGCTGCTATTTTGCTAATCCAAACTGATGAGAGTGGCAAAATTTCTCTTGCAGCTGGAGTCAAAAATGCTCCACTAAAAGCTGGTGCTTGGGTAAAATTTGCAGCGCAAATCCTAGGCGGCAATGGCGGTGGCAAAGATGACTTTGCAACAGCCGGTGGCAAAGATGCATCAATGATAGAAGATGCGATAAAAGACTCACTTGAATACGCAAGGCAAGCCTTAGAAAAATGAGTCATTACGATATAGCTTTTATAAAATTTGACCAAGTAGTACTATTTTTGCATGTATGCTTTGTAGCTCTTTTTGTGGGGCTACAAGCCGGTCTTGTGCTTGTTGGAAGTTACTTTATAAAAAATAAATTTGAAGACAAGGAACGCTATCACATCTTACTTCACATTATAAGACGCTTTGGCATTGCGATTTTCATACTAATCCTTTGCGTGATAGCGACAAGTGTGGTTATAATTTTTGGATTTTATGATGCAAATTTGACAAATCCTATGGCAAGTGCAATGGTGGCAACAAAATGCGCAATAGAACTATTTTTGCTATTAAATTTAAGCTATATATTTTATAGATACAAAAAGGCCTTAAAAGCACTAAGATCGCATGAAATGATCGAGCTAAACGAGAGTTTGATCGTTATAATTTATTATTTTACACCACTAAATTTATTAGCTTCGCTAGCAGCTATTTATCTTGGTATAAGCTATAAGGTATTTTTATGATAACACTTGCTTCAAGCTCGCCAACAAGGGCAAATTTATTAAAAGATGCTGGCATAAATTTCACTCAAATTTCTTTCCAGTTTGACGAGAGCAAGATAGAAAAAAATGTAAAGCCTGAAATTTATGTCCAAAACGTCGTAAAAGCCAAAAAAGAGCAATTTTTAAAAGAAAATATAGGTCTTAAAAATTTACTCTTTGCAGATAGCTGCGTGGCGTGTGGGGATAAAATTTTAGGTAAAGCAAAGGATGAAAAAGAAGCAATTGCCATGCTAAATTTACAAAGTGGCAACGAATGCAGCGTCTATACAGCGATGATATTTTTAGGCGAATTTGAGCTTATAAACGTAAGTAAGACTACGTATAAATTTAAAAAATTTAACGAGCATGACCTTAATGAATACATAAAAAATAATGAGTGGCAAGGTAAGGCTGGAGCCATGACGATAGAAAATTTTAATAAAAAATATATCATCTCCCAACAAGGCGAGACCAGCACAGCCATGGGACTAAATTTAAAAATATTAAAGGCATTTTTATGAAATATATCTTGGCATTTATCTTTATAGTTGCCATTTCACTTGGCGGAGCATTTTTATATTTTTACTCACAAGTTAGATTTGATGCTTACGCTATTATTGATTATAAACCAAAGCTTACAACGCAAATTTTTGATAGAAACAACGAACTCATTGCAAATATCTTTGAAGAAAATAGAATTTACGTAAAATATAACGACATACCGCCGCGTGTCATCGAAGCACTCGTGGCTATCGAAGATACGAGCTACTTTGAGCATGGTGGCATAAACGTAGAAGCTATGGCAAGAGCTGCCATAAAAGATATCAAGGCCAGAAAACTAGTCGAGGGAGCTTCAACACTAACACAACAGCTCATTAAAAATTTAGCTCTAAGCCGTGAGAAGAAATTTACAAGAAAGATAAAAGAGATCGTGCTTGCCATGAAGCTCGAAAGCGAGCTTAGCAAAGAAGATATCATCGAAAGATACCTAAATCACGTCTATTTTGGACATGGTTACTACGGCATAAAAACAGCAGCTGAGGGATATTTTAGAAAAGAGCTAAATGAGCTAAGCATAAAAGAGGTTGCCATGCTAGTTGGCTTACCAAAGGCTCCAAGCACCTATGATCCTACAAAGCACCTTGATCTCTCGCTTAGCCGTGCAAATAGAGTACTTGAGAGAATGTATAGCATCGGCTGGATAAATGAGGATGAGTACCGCAAGGGCGTGCTTGAAGAGCCAGCGGTCTTTGACGATACACTCACAAGAAATAAAGCCCCTTACGTAGTCGATGAGATAATAAAAGAGGCTTCAAAGAAATTTGACGATATAAAAACTGGTGGCTATAAGATACAAAGCACAGTTGATCTAAATGTTCAAAAGATCGCTCAAGAAGCTCTAGTCTATGGCTACAATGAAATTTTAAAACGCGACAAAAAAGCAAATGCAGAAATCCTAAATGGAGCTATAGTAGTCACTCATCCACAAAGTGGTCAAATTTTGGCACTAATTGGCGGTATTGACTACACAAAAAGCAGTTATAACCGTGCCACTCAAAGCAAGCGCCAGCCAGGATCTAGCTTTAAGCCGTTTATATACCAAATCGCTCTTGATAGTGGCTACTCAGTTGTTTCTCAAGTGGCTGATATCGCCAGGACATTTGATATGGGAAATGGCAAAGAGTGGACACCAAAGAACTATAGTGGCGGTTTTCAAGGCTATATCACTATAAAATCAGCCATAACTCAGTCTCGTAACCTCGCAACCATAAATTTGCTAAACGATCTTGGCCTTAGCTCGGTTCGTAAACAGCTTACTGATATGGGCTTTAACGATATCCCAGAAAATTTATCTATCGCACTTGGAAGTTTTGGGATTTCACCACTTGATTTTGCAAAATTTTACTCAATGTTCCCAAATGAGGGCGAGATGGTTGAGCCAACACTTATTAAGCATATAGAAAATAGCTTTGGGGCTTCGATGGACTATGAACCACAAAGAAAGCAAGTGCTAAAACCAGAACAAGCATTTTTGATGACGACACTTCTTCAAAATGTCGTAAATAACGGCACTGGACGCAACGCTAAAATAAACGGCATCCAAATAGCAGGCAAAACCGGCACAACAAATAATAACATCGATGCTTGGTTTTGTGGTTACTCACCTGATATCGAAGCAATAATCTGGTACGGAAATGACGACAATAGCCCTATGAAAAAGATTGAAGGCGGTGGTAGAACAGCCGCACCTGTGTTTAAGAAATTTATGGAAGGCTACATTAAGCTTTATCCTACTTTAAGACGTGCATTTGAGCAGCCAGATGGTGTTTATAAAGGCTATTATAGTGGCAGTGACGAATACTACACAAACGACTCACCACTACCTCAAAATATGCCAGCAAATGACATCATACAAGATCAAGAAAACGATGGATTATTATTTTAGGAAGATAAGATGAAGGTTAAAATTTTACTTTGTTTGGTAGTTGCAAGTATTGCATATGGCACTAATCTAAATACAGCCAGCAAAAATGAGTTGATGGAACTTGGCCTAAGTAAAGGCCAGGCGTTAAACATTATAAAATATAGAAAAGCCCATAAATTTAAAAGCATCGATGAACTTGAAAAAGTCCAAGGTATTGGCTTTAACGATATGCAAAAAGTTAAAGAAAAACTTAGCATAAAAGAGAATGCAAAAGTCAAAAAGTCTGAAGCAAAAAATTCTAAAGGCAAGAAAAAGAAAAAATAATCTTATTTTTATTTAAAATTTCTAGCCATTTACATTTGAGTCCTATTATTATGGCTTTTTATAAAATAATCCACTCTTTTTTCTATACTCTTTTTCTTATATTTACAATTGTCTTTATCTTAGTTTTTGCTAGCATTTAATGAGCTTAAATTAAGAGCAAAAATTATCTCATTTTCTATAGTTGCGATAGCTACCATATTTTTATTAACGTCTAAAATTTTTATACCATTTTTTAGAGAGCATTCGAATTTAAGAACCGCATTGCTCCCATACTATCCCATCTACTCGGCTATAAAACTAGTAAAATCGATCACTCAAAAACCACTACCTTTACCTATGTAGCAGATGATGCGGTACTAGCTGATAATAAAAAGAAAATTTTAGTTTTGATAGTTGGCGAGACACAAAGAAGCAGAAACTACTCACTAATGGCTACGCCAAAAACGATACGAATAAATTTACTAAACAAAAAGATGTGGTAAGTTTTACAAATTTCTACTCATGTGGAACAGCCACAGAGACTAGTGTGCCTTGCCTATTTTCAGACTTAAAGCGAGAAAATTTTAGTAACCGTGAAGCAAAAGCTCGTGAAAATTTAGTTGATATTATCAATAAGCTTGGTATAAAGACATACTTTTTTGACAACAATAGTGGCGGTTGCGAAAAAAATAGAAGTAGTGGTTTGCGACAATCTTGATCAAAACCATACTTCAGATCATCGAGCAGAAGGTTTTGACGAAGTGATATTTGATGAGGCCAAAAAGGTCATCGAAGATGCAAATTCCACTACCCTTATCGTGCTACACCTGCAAGGCTCACACGGCCCTATCTACTACAAAGGCTACCCAAGAAAATTTAAAGAATTTACCCCAACATGCGACACTGCCGAGCTAAATAAATGCGCGCCAGAAGAGATAGCAAATACCTACGACAACACTATTTTATACGAGGACTATCTACAAAGCGAGCTGATAAATGCCCTTGAAGCAAGAAAAGATGAATTTGAAGTTACCATGTTCTTTTTTTCAGATCACGGAGAGAGCCTAGGTGAAAACGGCATATATTTACATGGTCTACCTTACTCCATCGCTCCAGATGAGCAAAAACATATCCCAGCCATCGTATTTTCAAGCGATAGCGAGCTTTTAAAAAGACTAAAAGCTAGAAAAAACGAAAGTCTTTCGCATGATTTTATATTTAGCTCAGTTCTTGGATATTTTGGAATAAAAACTAAGGCCTATGAGCCAGAATTCGATATTTTTAGGTAGTCTTAGGAATATAAATTTTAAAAAGCCAGCCCAAGCAAAAGCTACAAGCTGGCGTAAATTTAAAAGCTGATCTCTTTTATATCAGCTACTTTTAGTATCTCGCTATAAATTTGGCCGATGATAGCAATGCGATTATTTCGCACTTTCTCATTTTCAACATTTATCATAACTTTGTCAAAAAACTCATCGATCTGTGGTTTTAATGCAAATAGCGCCTTTAGCCTTGGCTCATACGCTAGGCTCTTATCGACCGCTTTAAATGCATCATTTAAGGCCTTTTCAGCATCTATCTCAAAGAGACTCTCATCAATCTTGCTAAATTTATCGTCTTTGATGATATTTGCAAGGCGCTTAAATGTAGAGAAATTCTCTCTAAAGTTTGGCTCGCTAGAAATTTTAGCAAGTGCCTCTATCATCTTAGTTAGCTCCAAGATGTCCTTTTCGCCGCTTTTTATGCACGCTTTTACGATAGAAGCATTTGCGTCAAAGAAAGTGTAAAGCCTATCAAGGATGAAATTTATAAGCACTTCAACATCAAATTTCTTGTAGTCTTTTGCGATATCTTCTAAAATTTCTTTTACGTTAAATTTCAAATTATGCGCCAAAACGATCTTTATCACGCCATTTGCCGCACGTCTTAGAGCGTATGGGTCTTTGGTGCCACTTGGGATTTTGCCGATACTAAAGAGCCCCATTAGTGTATCAAGCTTATTTGAAAGCGCCACAACCGAGCTAAATACCTTGCTTGGGCACTGTGCCTCCTCGCCGTCTGGCAAATACTGCTCTTTTATGGCTAAAACGACATCTTTATCCTCGTTTTTTGCCTTTGCGTAGTAAGCGCCCATGATGCCTTGAAGCTCGGTAAACTCATAAACCATCTGAGTTGTAAGATCGGCCTTGCTTAGCATCACAGCTCGCTCCAGCTTAGCCGTGTACTCGCCAGCTTCTTTTTTGAGTAGCTCGTCATAGTTGCTAGCAAGCTTTTTAGCCACTTGTAGCTCTCTAAGCTCTTTTTCGTAGATGCTTCCAAGCTCTTTTAGATAAGTTATATTTTTTAGTTTTTCTGGGCTAAATTCGTGCGCTAGGTCGCTTTGCCAAAAGAACATCGCATCACTTAGCCTTGCTCTTAGCACTTTTTCGTTGCCCTTGATGATGAGCGAGTAATCTTTTGTGATGGCGTTACTTACGACTACAAAGCCATTTGCGAGCTTACCATCTTTAAAGACTGGGAAGTAGCGCTGATTTTCTTTCATAGAAGTGATGATGACCTCGCTTGGCACCTCCAAAAATTCCTCTTCAAATGAGCCAAGAAGTGCTGTCGGATACTCGGTGATCGCCACGACTTCAGCTAACAAGTCTTTATCGATTTCGATCTTTAGCCCGCTTTTTTGGCTGATCTTTTCAAACTCATCAAGGATTATTTTTTCTCTCTCGCCTGCTTCAAGCACGACACCACGGCTCTTTGAGCCTTCAAAATACTCTTTTATATTTGAAATTTTTATCTTGTCATAGCTAATGCTTCTGTGTGGATAGGTTGAATCACCGCTCTCTACGCCAAATTTATTAAATTTTATAACTTCATCGCCAAGCAAACACAAAAACGATCTTATCGGGCGGATAAACTCGAACTCTCCGTTACCCCAGCGCATAGACTTGCCAAAGTTAAGACTCTTTAAAAACTCCTCAACCATCTCGCCCATTATCCTAGCAACCGGCTCACCTTTTACCTCTTTTTCGTAGTAAAGCACCTCTTTGCCGTCTATCTCTTTAAATTTAAG comes from Campylobacter concisus and encodes:
- the hemH gene encoding ferrochelatase, which produces MKKALLLLNMGGANSLADVEIFLKNMFNDPYILGIKNKFLRKFVAFMITKGRLKTAKYNYEQIGGKSPICELTAKLCDKISSLQNEFDAVDFAMNYTSPFAKDVLKKYENFDEIVLLPLYPHHSQTTITSSLDDFKKAKDELEIKAKILLCGPFYDDEIYNKIIISHINEAINNIDISDVELIFSAHSLPQKIIDKGDVYEKHINEHVQILSKMIKDSGLNFKEINLAYQSRLGPVKWLEPSLNEILAKCKSKKALIYPLSFCIDNSETIFELVIEYAKIAKELNFSFYKVVWCPNFSDEFASFILQKAKTAKEINF
- a CDS encoding Gfo/Idh/MocA family protein — protein: MKLKIGIVGYNLVGKRHYMELRRSDKFEVCGVFDKENRDDACRAPFFDEFKKFIEVAQPQAIVLCLPQHEIVEAFCQCVKYCQNILISRPIFKSVSELKEIKYASVVNKVRVCTGVDERFNPTIVSLKKALLKEEEIYSISIAHFRPLCEGNIINELSLCDIDLAKNLVDSEICSFFYTQANKTNTKICDNVGINIKMKNQILVSITDSFCGSLERFKIEVNAKEGVYFGDLIDYKLHRVNENGQMNLKTDPINNEIKAQYDAFYNLCQSGESSELSSIDDAIKIKELF
- the alaS gene encoding alanine--tRNA ligase, whose translation is MQNLDIRKAYLDFFKSKGHEVVASAPLVPNDATLLFTNAGMVPFKSIFTGEVPRPTPPIRTSCQTCIRAGGKHNDLDNVGYTARHHTFFEMLGNFSFGEYFKKEAIAYAWEFVTEVLKLPKDKLYVTVHESDDEAFEIWSTHIAKERIYRFGDHDNFWQMGDTGPCGPCSEIFYDQGAEHFNTPEDYMGGDGDRFLEIWNLVFMQYERSADGKLSPLPKPSIDTGMGLERVTAILQGKFSNYDSTLFMPLISEVAKLCGKPYVYESGASYRVISDHIRSVTFLLAQGTTFDKEGRGYVLRRILRRAIRHGYLLGIKEPFMYKLVDKVCELMGEHYTYLNEKKAAVKEQIKLEEERFLATIASGLELFESELKNTKEIFSGEAAFKLYDTFGFPLDLTADMLREKGLKVDEARFDELMSEQKARAKAAWKGSGDKSAKGDFKELLEKFGENKFIGYEELKSKSKILALLDEEFKNVDSLDAGKEGWVMFDVTPFYAQSGGQCGDSGKIIGKANVLDTQKFHGLNLSLVKTSAPLKVGDEVELEVGSDRAQIARHHSATHLLHAALRSVLGTHIAQAGSSVEADRLRFDFSHPKALTSEEILKVENLVNEWILNGANSKTELMKLEDAKNSGAIALFNEKYADNVRVVSFGNVSKELCGGTHVKNIDEIGSFFITKESGVSAGVRRIEAVCSRAALNLARSFRAELDELKDELKSTEPLNVVKKLKNELRVLKDKLKNAKNSHELVYLDINKTKLCVTSVDGGDIKTLIDEFKNEHESAAILLIQTDESGKISLAAGVKNAPLKAGAWVKFAAQILGGNGGGKDDFATAGGKDASMIEDAIKDSLEYARQALEK
- a CDS encoding 3-isopropylmalate dehydratase gives rise to the protein MSHYDIAFIKFDQVVLFLHVCFVALFVGLQAGLVLVGSYFIKNKFEDKERYHILLHIIRRFGIAIFILILCVIATSVVIIFGFYDANLTNPMASAMVATKCAIELFLLLNLSYIFYRYKKALKALRSHEMIELNESLIVIIYYFTPLNLLASLAAIYLGISYKVFL
- the maf gene encoding septum formation inhibitor Maf — translated: MITLASSSPTRANLLKDAGINFTQISFQFDESKIEKNVKPEIYVQNVVKAKKEQFLKENIGLKNLLFADSCVACGDKILGKAKDEKEAIAMLNLQSGNECSVYTAMIFLGEFELINVSKTTYKFKKFNEHDLNEYIKNNEWQGKAGAMTIENFNKKYIISQQGETSTAMGLNLKILKAFL
- a CDS encoding transglycosylase domain-containing protein encodes the protein MKYILAFIFIVAISLGGAFLYFYSQVRFDAYAIIDYKPKLTTQIFDRNNELIANIFEENRIYVKYNDIPPRVIEALVAIEDTSYFEHGGINVEAMARAAIKDIKARKLVEGASTLTQQLIKNLALSREKKFTRKIKEIVLAMKLESELSKEDIIERYLNHVYFGHGYYGIKTAAEGYFRKELNELSIKEVAMLVGLPKAPSTYDPTKHLDLSLSRANRVLERMYSIGWINEDEYRKGVLEEPAVFDDTLTRNKAPYVVDEIIKEASKKFDDIKTGGYKIQSTVDLNVQKIAQEALVYGYNEILKRDKKANAEILNGAIVVTHPQSGQILALIGGIDYTKSSYNRATQSKRQPGSSFKPFIYQIALDSGYSVVSQVADIARTFDMGNGKEWTPKNYSGGFQGYITIKSAITQSRNLATINLLNDLGLSSVRKQLTDMGFNDIPENLSIALGSFGISPLDFAKFYSMFPNEGEMVEPTLIKHIENSFGASMDYEPQRKQVLKPEQAFLMTTLLQNVVNNGTGRNAKINGIQIAGKTGTTNNNIDAWFCGYSPDIEAIIWYGNDDNSPMKKIEGGGRTAAPVFKKFMEGYIKLYPTLRRAFEQPDGVYKGYYSGSDEYYTNDSPLPQNMPANDIIQDQENDGLLF
- a CDS encoding ComEA family DNA-binding protein gives rise to the protein MKVKILLCLVVASIAYGTNLNTASKNELMELGLSKGQALNIIKYRKAHKFKSIDELEKVQGIGFNDMQKVKEKLSIKENAKVKKSEAKNSKGKKKKK
- a CDS encoding phosphoethanolamine transferase domain-containing protein, with the protein product MLAFNELKLRAKIISFSIVAIATIFLLTSKIFIPFFREHSNLRTALLPYYPIYSAIKLVKSITQKPLPLPM
- a CDS encoding phosphoethanolamine transferase; this translates as MVCDNLDQNHTSDHRAEGFDEVIFDEAKKVIEDANSTTLIVLHLQGSHGPIYYKGYPRKFKEFTPTCDTAELNKCAPEEIANTYDNTILYEDYLQSELINALEARKDEFEVTMFFFSDHGESLGENGIYLHGLPYSIAPDEQKHIPAIVFSSDSELLKRLKARKNESLSHDFIFSSVLGYFGIKTKAYEPEFDIFR
- the glyS gene encoding glycine--tRNA ligase subunit beta, translated to MKELLLEIGVEELPAIPFLRELPNINTKWQAVLEKYNLVSPFKFYYTPRRLVFFHEKFPQSQPDSVASFIGAPKQVALKDGAFTKAALSFANKCGIDESELKFKEIDGKEVLYYEKEVKGEPVARIMGEMVEEFLKSLNFGKSMRWGNGEFEFIRPIRSFLCLLGDEVIKFNKFGVESGDSTYPHRSISYDKIKISNIKEYFEGSKSRGVVLEAGEREKIILDEFEKISQKSGLKIEIDKDLLAEVVAITEYPTALLGSFEEEFLEVPSEVIITSMKENQRYFPVFKDGKLANGFVVVSNAITKDYSLIIKGNEKVLRARLSDAMFFWQSDLAHEFSPEKLKNITYLKELGSIYEKELRELQVAKKLASNYDELLKKEAGEYTAKLERAVMLSKADLTTQMVYEFTELQGIMGAYYAKAKNEDKDVVLAIKEQYLPDGEEAQCPSKVFSSVVALSNKLDTLMGLFSIGKIPSGTKDPYALRRAANGVIKIVLAHNLKFNVKEILEDIAKDYKKFDVEVLINFILDRLYTFFDANASIVKACIKSGEKDILELTKMIEALAKISSEPNFRENFSTFKRLANIIKDDKFSKIDESLFEIDAEKALNDAFKAVDKSLAYEPRLKALFALKPQIDEFFDKVMINVENEKVRNNRIAIIGQIYSEILKVADIKEISF